In the genome of Anabas testudineus chromosome 4, fAnaTes1.2, whole genome shotgun sequence, one region contains:
- the palld gene encoding palladin isoform X3: protein MQASTFNYARPKQFIAAQSPGGAGYITQSSGSSGSNLSSPLSPPTSHKTFTRVTVPPFSKAGSVESPSSPSFPPPPPPFLSSSNLPSPSGPAQDFPPPPPPPPPPVSLSPAHSDMSSPFSSVPPSPASSFLSSVLPSTPSSPSSSIVNALGLPKGNGTVKAFPRKSSVTKTPRIASDSDIQGSKDAVIQDLERKLRFKEERISNGQQRLTYEEKMARRLLGADNAATVLNTQDTEEEPVTQEDKSPDRESFPQKEYKVSSFEQRLISEIEFRLERSPVEESDDDVQHDEDSPGQGVAPSVDQKLKHYKVFEGMPVTFSCKVNGDPKPKVYWFKDGKQISKRSEHYRISRDPDGTCSLHTAAASLDDDGNYTIMAGNPMGRVSCTGRMMVQAVNQRGRSQRSTPGHMRRPRSRSRDSGDENDNIQERHFRPHFLQAPGDLIVQEGRLCRMDCKVSGLPTPDLIWQLNGQTIRPDSAHKMLVRENGVHSLVIEPVTSRDAGIYTCIASNRAGQNSFNLELIVAAKEMHKAPSFIEKLQNTSVAEGHPVRLECRVTGVPYPQIFWKRENESFTHNTDRISMHQDNCGYLCMIIQPALKEDAGWYTVSAKNDAGIVSSTARLDVHTQWQQPNLPKPKKVRPSTSRYAALTERGLDVKAAFFPESSPLPPGGLVESDDL, encoded by the exons ATGCAGGCCAGCACCTTCAACTACGCCCGGCCCAAGCAGTTCATTGCTGCTCAGAGCCCAGGCGGGGCGGGCTACATCACCCAGTCCTCCGGCTCTTCAGGGTCCAACTTGTCCTCACCCTTGTCTCCTCCCACCTCCCACAAGACCTTCACCAGGGTCACCGTGCCCCCCTTCTCCAAGGCTGGCAGCGTGGAGTCTCCAAGCTCTCCCTCCTTCCCGCCTCCACCGCCGCCCTTCCTCAGCTCCAGTAACTTGCCTTCTCCATCAGGTCCCGCCCAGGACTTCCCTCCTCCCccgccacctcctcctccacccgtCTCCTTGTCTCCTGCCCACTCGGATATGTCCTCGCCATTCTCGTCTGTCCCTCCATCTCCAGCCTCCAGTTTTCTGTCCTCCGTGTTGCCCTCCACACCTTCCTCACCCAGCAGCTCTATAGTCAACGCCCTGGGCCTTCCCAAAGGCAACGGGACTGT CAAAGCGTTTCCGAGGAAGTCTTCGGTCACCAAGACTCCTCGCATCGCCTCTGACTCGGACATCCAGGGATCCAAAGATGCCGTCATCCAGGATTTGGAGAGAAAACTGCGCTTTAAAGAGGAGCGCATAAGCAATGGTCaacag AGGTTAACCTATGAGGAGAAGATGGCTCGCAGACTGCTGGGTGCTGACAACGCTGCCACAGTCttaaacacacaggacacagaggaggagccaGTCACACAG GAAGACAAGTCACCTGATAGAGAATCTTTCCCTCAAAAG GAATACAAAGTGTCCAGCTTCGAGCAACGCCTGATCAGCGAGATTGAATTCCGCCTGGAGCGTTCTCCGGTGGAGGAGTCAGACGACGACGTGCAGCACGACGAAGACTCTCCCGGGCAGGGGGTGGCACCATCCGTCGACCAAAAGCTCAAACACTACAAAGTCTTTGAGGGCATGCCAGTCACCTTCTCCTGCAAGGTCAACGGAGACCCCAAACCAAAG GTCTACTGGTTTAAAGATGGCAAGCAGATCTCCAAGAGAAGCGAGCATTACAGGATCAGTCGTGACCCTGACGGCACCTGCTCCCTGCACACTGCTGCAGCCTCGCTGGATGACGACGGCAACTACACCATCATGGCGGGCAACCCTATG GGCCGGGTGAGCTGCACTGGCAGGATGATGGTCCAGGCGGTGAACCAGCGAGGCCGCAGCCAACGCTCGACGCCTGGACACATGCGCAG gcccaggtccaggtccagagaCAGCGGTGATGAGAACGATAACATCCAAGAGCGTCACTTCCGCCCTCACTTCCTGCAGGCGCCCGGTGACCTCATCGTTCAGGAGGGACGACTGTGCCGGATGGACTGCAAG GTGAGCGGCTTGCCCACTCCTGACCTGATCTGGCAGCTGAACGGACAGACCATCCGCCCCGACTCTGCCCACAAGATGCTGGTGAGGGAGAACGGGGTGCACTCGCTGGTCATCGAGCCTGTGACAAGCCGTGATGCAGGCATCTACACCTGCATCGCCAGCAACAGAGCTGGGCAGAACTCCTTCAACCTGGAACTCATCGTTGCAG CCAAAGAGATGCACAAGGCTCCTTCATTCATCGAAAAGCTACAGAACACAAGTGTTGCAGAGGGTCATCCTGTGAGACTGGAGTGTCGTGTCACTGGGGTTCCCTACCCACAAATCTTCTGGAAAAGGGAGAATGAGTCTTTCACTCACAACACCGACAGAATCAG catGCACCAGGACAACTGTGGCTACCTGTGTATGATCATCCAGCCGGCCCTGAAAGAGGACGCTGGTTGGTACACTGTGTCAGCAAAGAATGATGCAGGCATCGTGTCCAGCACTGCTCGCCTCGATGTCCACA CTCAGTGGCAGCAGCCTAACCTCCCCAAGCCCAAGAAGGTGCGTCCCTCCACCAGCCGCTACGCTGCTCTGACAGAGAGAGGGCTGGACGTGAAGGCGGCCTTCTTCCCCGAGTCCAGCCCCCTGCCGCCCGGTGGCCTGGTGGAAAGCGACGACCTGTAG